One segment of Meleagris gallopavo isolate NT-WF06-2002-E0010 breed Aviagen turkey brand Nicholas breeding stock chromosome 8, Turkey_5.1, whole genome shotgun sequence DNA contains the following:
- the VTI1A gene encoding vesicle transport through interaction with t-SNAREs homolog 1A, with protein sequence MSSDFESYEQDFAVLTADITGRIGRVPKLLGDEKKQMVANIEKQLEEARELLEQMELEVREIPPQSRGMYSSRMRSYKQEMGKLEADFPEEGNWCSCFQAFGNGRVQNWMLFMEEEK encoded by the exons ATGTCGTCCGATTTCGAGAGCTACGAGCAGGACTTCGCCGTGCTGACGGCCGACATCACGGGCAGGATCGGCCGGGTGCCCAAGCTGCTCGGAG atgaaaagaaGCAGATGGTTGCAAATATTGAGAAGCAGCTTGAAGAAGCAAGGGAACTG CTCGAGCAGATGGAGCTTGAAGTCCGAGAGATCCCACCTCAAAGTCGGGGAATGTACAGCAGTCGAATGAGAAGCTACAAACAAGAAATGGGAAAACTTGAAGCTGATTTC CCAGAAGAGGGAAATTGGTGCTCATGTTTCCAGGCATTTGGGAATGGGAGAGTTCAGAACTGGATGCTCTTtatggaagaagagaaatga